Within Campylobacter jejuni, the genomic segment TTTGGTTATTCTACTGATCTTAGAAGTCAAACTCAAGGTCGTGCGACTTATTCTATGGAATTTGATCACTATGATGAAGTTCCTAAAAATGTTGCGGATGAAATCATCAAAAAAAGAAACGGTTAAATTTTTAGCGGGATTTTTCCCGCTTTCTGTCCTCGTAGCTCAGCAGGATAGAGCGCAAAATTCCTAATTTTGAGGCCGTGAGTTCGAATCTCGCCGTGGACACCATTTTATGAGGTGTTATTATGATAAAAATTGCTTTTTTTATAACTTTTGTAATTTCTTTTTTGACAGCACAAAGCCCAGTAAATTTTAAAGAAGATAATAATATAACAAAAGAACAAAATATATTTAAAGAACAACCTCCAAAACGCATTAAAATTCCAACGCATTAAAATATATGTCAGATTTGATTACGCTAGCACAATTATCACAAGGGTATCGTTACAATAGTGATTCTTTAATTTTAGCTAATTTTATTTTAAAACAAGGAATTAAAGGCGCTGTTTTTGATGTAGGTGCGGGCTGTGGTATCATAGGTATTTTACTTAAAAAAAATATTGCAAATTTAAGTTTATCTTTGATTGATATTCAAAAAGAAAATATAGAATTGATTGAAAAAAATTTAAAATCCAACCAAATACAAGGTGATATTTTTTATGATGATTTCAATCAATTTCAAAGCATAAAAAAATTTGACTTCATAGTTTGCAATCCTCCATTTTATAGACAAGGAGCTTACAAGAGTGAAGATCAGCATAAAGCTATAAGTAAATTTCAGGAATTTTTACCCTTGCATAGCTTTTTAACTAAAGCAAATTCTATGCTTAAGCCAAATGGTACTTTGTATTTTTGCTATGAAGCTTTAGCTTTGGATGAAATTTGTTTTATTTTAAAAGATATGAAAATAAAAATAACAAAGCTTTGCTTTATACATACACATCAAAACAAAAAAGCAAGACTTGTTTTGATACAGGTAAAAAAAGGTTCAAAATCGCCTTGTGAGATTTTACCTCCTTTTTTTGTATATGAAAATGAAATTTTAAGCAAACAAATGCAAGAAATTCACTTAAGATTTAGGTTAAAAAGTTATGATATTTGATAAAAATTTTTCTTATGCTTTTGATGAAAATGCTTGTGAGAAATGCGGTGGAAAGTGTTGCACTGGAGAAAGTGGCAATATTTTTGCGAGCAAGGAAGAATTAGAAGCATTAAGAAAGCATTTAAAATTAGAAAGCAAAGAATTTGCTGAAAAATACTTGAGAAAAGTGGGCTTTAAAATGAGTTTTAAGGAAGTCGAATTTGAAGATGGCTTTGCTTGCATCTTTTTTGATACTCAAAAAAGAAATTGCAGTATCTACGATTTTCGTCCAAAACAATGCAGAACTTTTCCATTTTGGGAATATTTTAAAACACATCAAAAGGAATTAGAAAAAGAATGTATAGGTATTTGCTATTTGTCTTAGCAGCCTTTTTTTTGGCAGCTTGTGGAAGTTTAAAAATCAATGTTGTTTATCCTGATTATACAAAATATAAAAGCAATGATTTTGATTTAAGGGTTATGAAGGCTTATAATTATGAGTATTATAAACAATACAAAGAAGCCAGAGATGAATTTTTAAGTCTTTATCAAGATTATAATAATACTAATTTTTTAGAAAATGCATTTTTACTTACTTTAGCAAACAATCTTGACAAGCAAGCAGAGTTAAATAATCTAGCAAAGCCTTATTTAAATCAAAATGACAATCTTAAGCGACTTAGTGCTCTTTATGCTTTAAATTCAAATGATATCAATAATGCTCAAAAACTTATGAAAGAGCTTTTAACAAAAAAGGATAGTGATCCTAGAAATTTAGAGCTTTACGGGGATATTTTGGTTAAAAAAAATGATTTAAAAAATGCTATAAAATATTATAGATCTGCTTATAATCAAGTTCAAAATGAAGAAATTTTATTTAAACTCATAGGAATTTATGCGATTTTAAATGATACTTTAAATATTAAAAATGTTTTAGAATTTTCAAGAAAAACCAATGGTTGCACTCTCAAAACTTGCGTCTTGCTTGCTAAAATTTATTTTGATGAAACAAATATCGAAGCTTTAAAAAGTATATATAAAGAGCTTTATCAACTTACCAAAAATAAAAGTTTTGCATTGGCTTTGGTTGAGCTTTTAAATTCTCAAGGCAAAACAGAAGAAGCTTTAAAAATTTCTTTGCAGTATGATTTAGATGATGATATTAAACTCGCTTTGTATCAGAATTTAAAACGCTTTGATGATGCTAAAAAAATGAGTTTAGCTCTTTATCATAAAACAAAAAATAAAGAATATCTTCTACGAGCGGCAGTTTTTGAATTTGAAGCTGCAAATGAAGCTAAAAAAATCACTCCAAAAGCAATTGATTCTGTAAAAGAAAAATTCGAACAAGCTATCGATAAAGATAGCAATGCTTTGTATTTAAACTACTATGGATATTTGCTTATAGATTATGATTTAGATGTTAAAAAAGGCATAGAGCTTGTGAAACTTGCCTTAGAAAAAGATCCGCAGAATTTGTATTATTTAGATTCTTTAGCTTGGGGGTATTATAAACTAGACGATTGTAAGCAAGCATGGGAAATTTTAAAACAAACATTAGATGATAAAGAATTTGCAAATTCTGATGAGAGCAAAGCTCATATAAAAGCGATAAAGGCGTGTATAAAACCATGATATTGGATAAAATTTTTGAAAAAACAAAAGAAGATTTAAAAGAACGCAAACTAAAACTTCCTTATGATATGCTAGGGCGTTCTTTAGCTTCAAATCCTTTCTTTCCAAAAGATGTGATTAAGGCTTTAAAAAGAGTAGAAAAAGAAGTTAAAATCATAGCAGAAGTAAAAAAAGCAAGTCCTAGCAAAGGGGTTATTAGAGAAGACTTTGATCCTTTGAGTATCGCTTTAAATTATGAGAAGAACAAAGCTGCGGCGATTTCTGTTTTGACTGAGCCACATTTTTTTAAAGGTTCTTTAGAATACTTAAGTCTTATACGCCGTTATACACAAATTCCTTTGCTTAGAAAAGATTTTATCTTTGATGAGTATCAAATTTTAGAAGCTTTGGTTTATGGGGCGGATTTTGTATTGCTGATCGCTAAAATGCTAAGCATGAAAGAGCTTAAAAAACTGCTTGAGTTTGCAAGACATTTAGGTCTTGAGGCTTTGGTTGAAATTCATGATACGGAGGATTTGAGCAAGGCTATTTTTGCAGGAGCGGATATCATTGGTATCAATCATCGTAATTTAGAGGATTTTACTATGGATATGAGTTTGTGCGAAAAACTTATCCCAAAAATCCCAAATTCAAAAATCATCATCGCAGAAAGTGGTTTAGAAAATAAAGAATTTTTAGGGTATTTGCAAAATTTAGGCGTTGATGCTTTTTTAATCGGCGAATATTTTATGCGTGAGGAAGATGAAGGAAAGGCTTTAAAAGCTTTGCTTTAAGGAGGGAATATGCAGTATTTGTATGCACCATGGCGGAGTGAGTATTTTGAAAAAGAAAAAAGCGTCTGTCCATTTTGTGATTGTGCTAATAAGATCAAAAGCGATGAAGAATTAGGCGTGATTTTTAGAGCAAAGCATTGTTTTGGAGTGATGAACCGCTATCCTTATTCTGCTGGGCATTTTATGGTGATTCCTTATGTACATGAAGAGCATATAGAAAATTTAAGCGATGAAATTTGGCAAGAAATAAGCCATTTTGTGCGTTTGGGGGTAAAAATTTTAAAAGAGCAAATCCATGCAAATGGGGTGAATATCGGTATGAATTTAAGCAAAGATGCGGGAGCTGGCATAGCTTTTCATTGTCATTATCATCTAGTGCCACGCTGGGCAGGAGATACAAATTTTATCACAACCATAGGAGAAACTAGGGTTTGTGGCACTAATATCGAGCAAGTTTATCAAAAACTTGTTTTGGCTTTTAAAAATGCTCAGTGAAGTTGAATTTACAGAATTTCAAAAAGAAAATTTCTCTCTTTTAATCGATGTAAGAAGCCCTAGAGAATTTTTGCATTCTCATTTGATAGGAGCTTTAAATTTTTATGCACTCAATGATGAAGAATATCAAGAAATAGGAATGATTTATAAGAAAAATCAAGCTTTAGCCAAGGCTAGGGGTGCGAGTTATATTTGTCAAAATACCGCTAAGCATATATTAGAAATCACCCAAAATTTTCGCATAGGAGAAAAGGTGGGGATTTATTGTTCTCGTGGGGGTTTGCGTTCAAAATCTATCGCAGTGATTTTAAGTGAGCTTGGCTTTAGAGTGGTGCGTTTAAAAGGTGGCTTTAAAGCTTATAGAACTTTTGTAACGCATTATTTTGAAAATGAAATAAATTTTGATTTTTTTACTCTTTGCGGCAATACAGGCTGTGGAAAAACAGAGCTTTTAGAACAACTCCCACAAGCTATAAATTTGGAAAAAATAGCAAATCATTTAGGCTCGTCTTTTGGTGATATTTTAGGAAAACAACCTACGCAAAAAGCTTTTGAAGCAGAACTTTTTCACAATATGCAAAATTTAGAAAATTTTGCTTTCATAGAAAGCGAAAGTCGCAAAATAGGGGATATCATCTTACCTTTGAAATTTTATGAAAAAATGCAAAAGGCTTTTAAAATTTATTGTTTTTGTTCTTTGGAAAATCGCGTTAAAAGAATACAAAAAATTTATCAAGAAAAAATGACTCCTTTAAAATTTCAACAATGTGTGCAAAAAATCAGCCCTTATATCAGCTTAAATTTACGCCAAGATTTGCTTCAAGGTTATGAGAGAAAAGAATGGCAAAAGCTTATTGTTATGCTTTTGGAGTATTATGATAAAACTTATAAAAAACCAGATAAGATTGATCTTGAGTTAAATACTGATGATATTTTAAAAGCTAAAGAAGAGCTTTTAGATCATTTTAAAGTGCAATTACTTTTTTTTAATATTAGATAATTTTATTAAATAATCAAATTTTTTCTTCATCATCTTATAATAATCCTTTTTTATCTTTGTTGTTTTTTAGCTTGGCTCAAATTTTTATTTTAATGCTGGTAAATTTGAATTATAGAGAAGTAAAATATTTTTTTAAAATCCCTATTTATAGTAACTTAAGATAAAAAATAAACTTTGATAAAAAAATATATAAAATATTTCTTAAATTTATATTTTTTTAAATCATTTTAAATATAATTATCTCGCAATTATATTTTGTAAGAAAGGGTAAATAAATGAATGCGATAAATTCAAGTTTTATTGTGTTGTGTACTTTGCTAGTTTTGCTTATGACTCCAGCTTTAGCAATGTTTTATTCGGGTATGGTAAGAAGTAAAAATACTCTCAATACCATAATGAATTGCTTTATTGTTTTTGGCGTCATTACTTTACAATGGGTAGTGCTTGGATTTAGCTTTTCTTTTGGTAAAGATGAAGGACTTGGGCTTGTAGGAAATTTCGAGAATTTTCTCTTAGAGGGTATTAGCGGATATAATGCTTCAGGTGTTCCAAATATTCTTTTTGTAATTTTTCAAATGATGTTTGCACTTATTGCATCTGCCATCATAACAGGCTCTTTGGTTGGAAGAATTAAACTGGGTGTTTTGGTGATATTTTTACTTTTTTGGAGTACTTTAGTTTATGATGTGTTAGCACATATGATTTGGAGTAGCGAGGGGTTTTTGCTTAAAAGAGGAAGCCTTGATTTTGCTGGGGGTGGTGTTGTGCATATTAGCTCTGGGGTTGCTGGACTTGTAGGAGCTTTGATAGTGGGTGCTAGAAAAAGTGATGATGAGGATAAAAACGCGCATTCTATTCCTTATGCTTTCTTAGGTGCGATTTTGCTTTTTATAGGATGGTTGGGTTTTAATGCTGGAAGTGCTGGCGAAATGAATGATATTGCTATCAATGCTTTTATAGTAAGTATTATATCAGCAGCTTGTGGCTTTTTATCCTGGGTAGTGCTTGAGTGGCTCATCCATAAAAAACCGACTATTTTAGGTGGGCTTAGTGGGCTTGTAGCAGGGCTTGTAGGGATTACTCCAGCTTGCGGTTATGTAGATATTTATGCTTCTCTTGTTATAGGGGCTTTGTCTTCTGTATTTTGTTATTTTGGTTTGAGTTTTATTAAATACAAACTCAAATGGGATGATTCTTTAGATGCTTTTTCTTTGCACGGAATCGGAGGTGTTTGGGGAGGAATCGCTACAGGGCTTTTTGCAAGTGCTAAAGTAAATCCTAATGTGATTGCCCAAAATGCACTTGGCGAGGGATTTTTTATCAGTGGAAGTTTAGAGCTTTTAAAAGAGCAAATTCTTGCTATTATGATTTGTATGATTTTTTCAGCTCTCATAAGCTTTATTATTTTTAAGATCATTTCTTGTTTTACAGACTTAAGAGTGAAAGAAGAAGTAGAACAAAAAGGCTTAGATGTGAGTTTGCACGGAGAAAAAGCTTATATTTTGGTTTAGTCAGCTAAATTTTTACCAAAAAGTCCTTGTTAATCTTTAAAAAAATGATAGACAAGGGTCTCAAATTCATTCTTAGTTAAGATCAGATAAATACTTTAAAATAAATTCCATAAATTCATCACTATCATTAGGGCAACTTATCAAATCATAATCACATTTTGCTAAATGTTTATACTCCATACCTAGTTCAAAAATCGTTTCAGAACAATCTATACAAAAAGAAATAGGATAAATCAAAGCTTTATCGTTTAAATTTGCCAAAACATCGCTTGTATTTGGTTCAAGCCATTTTACAGGGCCTAGTTTAGATTGATAAGCTAAAATAAATTCATCAAAATGATCTTTTAGCCTTTCTTTTAAAATTTCTACATGATCATTTACATGCTTTTCATATAAATCACCTTTGTCAATAATGCTTTGTGGTAAAGAATGCGCTGAAAAAATCAAAATTTTGGCATCAAATTTACTTTTTTTATCCAAAATGTGCGAAACTATCATCTCATTATAAAGCTCATTTTTGTAAAAAATATCTATAGTTTTTACTTTTGCTTGAATTTTTTGCTTTGAAATTTCATTTTGCAGAACTTCTAAAGATGAAGTTACTGTGGTGTAAGAATGGTGCGGATAAAGTGGAAAAAGAATGATTTCATCACTTTCATTTAAAGTGTATTTTTGCAAAATTTCTGTGGCAAAAGGAGGCACATAAAGATTTACAAAATCAAATTTAAATTCATCTTGTTTTAAATTAAGTTTGTTACACAGGCTTTGAGTAAGTTCATTTAAAGGGGATTTTCCACCCATTTTTCTATAGTTTTCTTGCATGGCTTTAACGCGAGCCTTTGTTATGATCCATGCTACAAATTTTCTTAAAAATCGATTTTTGATTCCTAAAATATAAGGATCATTAAACATATTTTTTAAAAAAACTTCACAATCTTGTAAATTCGTAGCTCCGCCCATATTTAAAAATAAAACTAATTTCACGCAAACCTTTCTAAAATTTCTTGAACTTTGTAAGCATCGCTCGTACTGGCTAGATGATTGGGTTGATTATCGATAAGTTTTAACAAAGCTTCGTGTTCTGAAAAAAGTGGACTTTGTTGAGTAAGTTCTATAAAATTTCCATCTTTTAATAAAGAAAAATCATTTAAATTGGCTTCATAAAAATGATTTTTAGTAATAAGATGAATTTTTCTTAGTTTTTGTGTACTATTCCAACTTTGATGTATGCTAGCAATACATTTTTCAAGCCCACATAGAATAATGCTTTCACTTTCTCTTGTTTGATCTTGGGTGTATTTTTTGAGCAAATTGGTTTTTGTTATTTCTTGTTTGCTTAAAAAACAAAGCAAATCAAGATCATGTACAGCCAAATCTTGCAAAATCCCTACATCGCTGATTCTTTGTGGGTAGGGTGAAAATCTTTGTATGTTAATGCTGATAATTTCTTCATTTTCGAGCTCTTTTTTTAGGGCTAAAACCGCAGGATTAAATCTTTCGCAAAAACCTACGCCTACTTTTACGCTGTATTCTTTAGCTAAATTTGAAATTTCGTCTATTTCTTTTAAATTTAGAGCTAAAGGCTTTTCGATTAAAACGCATTTGCATTGTTTAAAAACTTTTTTTGCTATTGCTAAATGTGAATTTGTAGGTGTTGCTATGATGATAATATCATTATTTTGATTTAAAAATTTATCCAAATCATCATGAAAAATATCATCAAAAATATTTAGATTTGGATTTTTACAAAGATCAAAAAGTGTATTAAGCTTAAAATGAGAATTTTTACTAAGTTCATTTAAGTGGTTTTGCCCCATTTTTCCAAGGCCTATAATACCTATTTTCATGGAATTAATCTTTAAAAATACAAATAACTTGCTCTTGCTCTTCTTCACTTAAAAAAGGTGAAAAAGGCAAAGATAAGATGTGTTCGCTTGCATATTCTGAATTTTTAAGTTCTAAATTTGAAAACTCACTAAAGCAAGGTTGTTTATGCAAAGGGGTTGGATAATGTATAGCATAAGGTATATTAGCTTTTTCAAATTTTTGCAATACACTAGCTCTATCTTCAACCAAAACGCTGTATTGCGCATAAGCGCTAAAAGCATTTGGATCAATTTGCGGAATTTGACAGTTTTTTAAATTTGCATTATAAGTTTGTGCTAATTTTTGTCTTTTGTCTAATTCTTTTTCTAGGTATTTTAACTTAACATTTAAAATCGCCGCTTGTAAAGTATCAAGGCGTCCATTTATACCTATAAATTCATGTTTATAACGCTGAGTTTGTCCGTGATTGAGTAAAATTCTTATTTTTTTAGCAATTTCATCATCATGGCAAAAAATAGCCCCGCCATCGCCGTAAGCTCCCAAAGGTTTCGAAGGAAAAAAGCTCGTGCATGAAATTTTAGCTATAGAGCAGGATTTTTCTCCTTTGAAACTTGCGCCAAAACTTTGTGCACCATCTTCAATCAAAGTGATATCTTTATTTTTTAAAATTTCTTCTAAAGTTCTTAAATCACTCATTTGTCCAAACATACTTACTGCTATAACAGCTTTAGTTTTTGGGGTTATTGCTTTTTGTACTGCTTCAAAATCAAGATTGTAATTTGATAAATTTATATCTACAAAAACAGGTTTTGCACCTACTAAAGCCACAACTTCAGCTGTTGCTATGAAAGTAAAACTAGGCACTATAACTTCATCATCTTTGCCAATATCTAAGGCTCTTAAGGCAAGATATAAAGCACTAGTTCCACTTGAACAACCTATAGCATGTTTAATATTTACAAAATGAGCTAAATTTTGCCCAAATTCATTAAGCTTTGCACCGCCTATAAAAGAAGAGCTTGATAAAACGCTTTCAATTTCAGCATTGATTTCATCTTTGTATGCGAGATATTGAGCTTGAAGATTAATAAAATTCATAAAACACCTTGAAATTAATGATATAAAATTAAAATTTTATTGTATTTTAGTTTTACTTAATTTAAAGTAATTTTGGTATGATATGCTTTTATAAAAATTTCTTAGGAAAATTCATGGATATTAGAAAAGCTTATTTGGATTTTTTTGCATCAAAAAGACATGAGATCACCCCATCAAGCCCTTTAGTTCCTGATGATGCAACTTTACTTTTTACTAACGCGGGTATGGTGCCTTTTAAAAGTATATTTACAGGAGAAATTCCACGCCCAAACCCTCCACGCAAAACAAGCTGTCAAACCTGCATAAGAGCGGGTGGAAAGCACAATGACTTAGATAATGTAGGATATACCGCACGCCATCATACTTTTTTTGAAATGCTTGGGAATTTTAGTTTTGGAGATTATTTTAAAGAACAAGCCATAACTTATGCTTGGGAATTTGTAACTGAAGTTTTAAAACTACCTAAAGACAGACTTTATGTAACCGTGCATGAAAACGATGATGAAGCTTTTAATCTATGGCAAAAACACATTCAAAAAGAAAGAATTTACAAATTTGGCGATAAAGATAATTTCTGGCAAATGGGCGATACTGGTCCTTGTGGTCCTTGTAGTGAGATTTTTTATGACCAAGGAGAAGAGCATTTTAACTCAAGCGAAGATTATATGGGTGGAGATGGAGATAGATTTTTAGAAATCTGGAATCTTGTTTTTATGCAATACGAAAGAAGTGCTGATGGAGTGCTTAGCCCACTACCAAAGCCAAGCATTGATACGGGAATGGGACTTGAAAGGGTAACAGCGATTAAAGAAGGTAAATTCAGCAATTTTGATAGCTCGCTTTTTATGCCAATCATCAATGAAATTTCAAAACTTTGTAATAAAACTTATATTTATGAAAGCGGAGCAAGTTTTAGAGTCATAGCTGATCATATAAGATCAAGTGTATTTTTGCTTGCACAAGGGGTAAGTTTTGATAAAGAAGGTAGAGGTTATGTTTTGCGTCGTATTTTGCGTCGTGCTTTAAGACATGGATATTTGCTAGGTTTTAAACAAGCTTTTATGTATAAACTAGTTGATATTGTATGCGATTTAATGGGTGGACATTATACCTATCTTAATGAGAAAAAAGACTTTATAAAAGAACAAATTCGCCTTGAAGAAGAAAGATTTTTAAGCACTATAGAAAATGGGATTGAAATTTTTAATGAAGAGCTTAAAAACACTAAAGAAATTTTTAGCGGAGAAGTAGCCTTTAAGCTTTATGATACTTATGGTTTTCCGCTTGATTTAACGGCTGATATGCTAAGAGAAAAAAATCTTAAAGTTGATGAAGAAAAATTTGAACTTTTAATGAATGAGCAAAAAGCACGCGCTAAAGCTTCTTGGAAAGGAAGTGGAGATAAAACTGCAAGCGGAGATTTTAAAAACTTGCTTGAAAAATTTGGAGAAAATCATTTCGTAGGTTATGAAAAAGCAGAATGCGAAAGTAAAATTTTAGCCCTTTTAGATGAAGATTTTAAAGAAGTTTCCACCCTTAAAGATGCGGGTTGGGTGATGCTTGAAAACACACCTTTTTATGCAACAAGTGGGGGGCAAAGTGCTGATAGTGGATTTATAGCCAAGCGTGAAGTTTTAGATACGCAAAAGTTTTTTAATCTCAATCTTAGCTTTGTAAAAGCAGGCGAAGAACTAAAAGTTGGCGATATAGTTCATGCAAGAATCGATATAGAAAAAAGAGAGCAAATCGCACGCCACCACTCAGCCACTCAT encodes:
- the alaS gene encoding alanine--tRNA ligase → MDIRKAYLDFFASKRHEITPSSPLVPDDATLLFTNAGMVPFKSIFTGEIPRPNPPRKTSCQTCIRAGGKHNDLDNVGYTARHHTFFEMLGNFSFGDYFKEQAITYAWEFVTEVLKLPKDRLYVTVHENDDEAFNLWQKHIQKERIYKFGDKDNFWQMGDTGPCGPCSEIFYDQGEEHFNSSEDYMGGDGDRFLEIWNLVFMQYERSADGVLSPLPKPSIDTGMGLERVTAIKEGKFSNFDSSLFMPIINEISKLCNKTYIYESGASFRVIADHIRSSVFLLAQGVSFDKEGRGYVLRRILRRALRHGYLLGFKQAFMYKLVDIVCDLMGGHYTYLNEKKDFIKEQIRLEEERFLSTIENGIEIFNEELKNTKEIFSGEVAFKLYDTYGFPLDLTADMLREKNLKVDEEKFELLMNEQKARAKASWKGSGDKTASGDFKNLLEKFGENHFVGYEKAECESKILALLDEDFKEVSTLKDAGWVMLENTPFYATSGGQSADSGFIAKREVLDTQKFFNLNLSFVKAGEELKVGDIVHARIDIEKREQIARHHSATHLLHHALREILGSHVSQAGSLVESNKLRFDFTHHKALSKEELESIEKRVNEMIINSSEAILENMPLEEAKKSGAIALFNEKYQGNVRVLTLGESKELCGGTHVKNTAQIGSFYIVKESGVSAGVRRIEAVVSKAALEFVKNQLEELSKAKDELKNNDILNGVKKLKNEILSLKNELKNSSKTELDSKNIQGVEICVKRVDNGDIKAMIDDFKNKFAKAVILLIQVKDEKITLAAGVKDVPLKAGALVKEAAQILGGNGGGRDDFATAGGKDLSKINEALKQSLETIEKAL
- a CDS encoding tRNA1(Val) (adenine(37)-N6)-methyltransferase translates to MSDLITLAQLSQGYRYNSDSLILANFILKQGIKGAVFDVGAGCGIIGILLKKNIANLSLSLIDIQKENIELIEKNLKSNQIQGDIFYDDFNQFQSIKKFDFIVCNPPFYRQGAYKSEDQHKAISKFQEFLPLHSFLTKANSMLKPNGTLYFCYEALALDEICFILKDMKIKITKLCFIHTHQNKKARLVLIQVKKGSKSPCEILPPFFVYENEILSKQMQEIHLRFRLKSYDI
- the mnmH gene encoding tRNA 2-selenouridine(34) synthase MnmH, with product MLSEVEFTEFQKENFSLLIDVRSPREFLHSHLIGALNFYALNDEEYQEIGMIYKKNQALAKARGASYICQNTAKHILEITQNFRIGEKVGIYCSRGGLRSKSIAVILSELGFRVVRLKGGFKAYRTFVTHYFENEINFDFFTLCGNTGCGKTELLEQLPQAINLEKIANHLGSSFGDILGKQPTQKAFEAELFHNMQNLENFAFIESESRKIGDIILPLKFYEKMQKAFKIYCFCSLENRVKRIQKIYQEKMTPLKFQQCVQKISPYISLNLRQDLLQGYERKEWQKLIVMLLEYYDKTYKKPDKIDLELNTDDILKAKEELLDHFKVQLLFFNIR
- a CDS encoding Gfo/Idh/MocA family protein, which codes for MKIGIIGLGKMGQNHLNELSKNSHFKLNTLFDLCKNPNLNIFDDIFHDDLDKFLNQNNDIIIIATPTNSHLAIAKKVFKQCKCVLIEKPLALNLKEIDEISNLAKEYSVKVGVGFCERFNPAVLALKKELENEEIISINIQRFSPYPQRISDVGILQDLAVHDLDLLCFLSKQEITKTNLLKKYTQDQTRESESIILCGLEKCIASIHQSWNSTQKLRKIHLITKNHFYEANLNDFSLLKDGNFIELTQQSPLFSEHEALLKLIDNQPNHLASTSDAYKVQEILERFA
- a CDS encoding YkgJ family cysteine cluster protein, with the translated sequence MIFDKNFSYAFDENACEKCGGKCCTGESGNIFASKEELEALRKHLKLESKEFAEKYLRKVGFKMSFKEVEFEDGFACIFFDTQKRNCSIYDFRPKQCRTFPFWEYFKTHQKELEKECIGICYLS
- the hemH gene encoding ferrochelatase — its product is MKLVLFLNMGGATNLQDCEVFLKNMFNDPYILGIKNRFLRKFVAWIITKARVKAMQENYRKMGGKSPLNELTQSLCNKLNLKQDEFKFDFVNLYVPPFATEILQKYTLNESDEIILFPLYPHHSYTTVTSSLEVLQNEISKQKIQAKVKTIDIFYKNELYNEMIVSHILDKKSKFDAKILIFSAHSLPQSIIDKGDLYEKHVNDHVEILKERLKDHFDEFILAYQSKLGPVKWLEPNTSDVLANLNDKALIYPISFCIDCSETIFELGMEYKHLAKCDYDLISCPNDSDEFMEFILKYLSDLN
- a CDS encoding ammonium transporter, giving the protein MNAINSSFIVLCTLLVLLMTPALAMFYSGMVRSKNTLNTIMNCFIVFGVITLQWVVLGFSFSFGKDEGLGLVGNFENFLLEGISGYNASGVPNILFVIFQMMFALIASAIITGSLVGRIKLGVLVIFLLFWSTLVYDVLAHMIWSSEGFLLKRGSLDFAGGGVVHISSGVAGLVGALIVGARKSDDEDKNAHSIPYAFLGAILLFIGWLGFNAGSAGEMNDIAINAFIVSIISAACGFLSWVVLEWLIHKKPTILGGLSGLVAGLVGITPACGYVDIYASLVIGALSSVFCYFGLSFIKYKLKWDDSLDAFSLHGIGGVWGGIATGLFASAKVNPNVIAQNALGEGFFISGSLELLKEQILAIMICMIFSALISFIIFKIISCFTDLRVKEEVEQKGLDVSLHGEKAYILV
- a CDS encoding tetratricopeptide repeat protein; this translates as MYRYLLFVLAAFFLAACGSLKINVVYPDYTKYKSNDFDLRVMKAYNYEYYKQYKEARDEFLSLYQDYNNTNFLENAFLLTLANNLDKQAELNNLAKPYLNQNDNLKRLSALYALNSNDINNAQKLMKELLTKKDSDPRNLELYGDILVKKNDLKNAIKYYRSAYNQVQNEEILFKLIGIYAILNDTLNIKNVLEFSRKTNGCTLKTCVLLAKIYFDETNIEALKSIYKELYQLTKNKSFALALVELLNSQGKTEEALKISLQYDLDDDIKLALYQNLKRFDDAKKMSLALYHKTKNKEYLLRAAVFEFEAANEAKKITPKAIDSVKEKFEQAIDKDSNALYLNYYGYLLIDYDLDVKKGIELVKLALEKDPQNLYYLDSLAWGYYKLDDCKQAWEILKQTLDDKEFANSDESKAHIKAIKACIKP
- a CDS encoding DegT/DnrJ/EryC1/StrS family aminotransferase, with product MNFINLQAQYLAYKDEINAEIESVLSSSSFIGGAKLNEFGQNLAHFVNIKHAIGCSSGTSALYLALRALDIGKDDEVIVPSFTFIATAEVVALVGAKPVFVDINLSNYNLDFEAVQKAITPKTKAVIAVSMFGQMSDLRTLEEILKNKDITLIEDGAQSFGASFKGEKSCSIAKISCTSFFPSKPLGAYGDGGAIFCHDDEIAKKIRILLNHGQTQRYKHEFIGINGRLDTLQAAILNVKLKYLEKELDKRQKLAQTYNANLKNCQIPQIDPNAFSAYAQYSVLVEDRASVLQKFEKANIPYAIHYPTPLHKQPCFSEFSNLELKNSEYASEHILSLPFSPFLSEEEQEQVICIFKD
- a CDS encoding HIT family protein translates to MQYLYAPWRSEYFEKEKSVCPFCDCANKIKSDEELGVIFRAKHCFGVMNRYPYSAGHFMVIPYVHEEHIENLSDEIWQEISHFVRLGVKILKEQIHANGVNIGMNLSKDAGAGIAFHCHYHLVPRWAGDTNFITTIGETRVCGTNIEQVYQKLVLAFKNAQ
- the trpC gene encoding indole-3-glycerol phosphate synthase TrpC translates to MILDKIFEKTKEDLKERKLKLPYDMLGRSLASNPFFPKDVIKALKRVEKEVKIIAEVKKASPSKGVIREDFDPLSIALNYEKNKAAAISVLTEPHFFKGSLEYLSLIRRYTQIPLLRKDFIFDEYQILEALVYGADFVLLIAKMLSMKELKKLLEFARHLGLEALVEIHDTEDLSKAIFAGADIIGINHRNLEDFTMDMSLCEKLIPKIPNSKIIIAESGLENKEFLGYLQNLGVDAFLIGEYFMREEDEGKALKALL